From Peromyscus maniculatus bairdii isolate BWxNUB_F1_BW_parent chromosome 8, HU_Pman_BW_mat_3.1, whole genome shotgun sequence, a single genomic window includes:
- the LOC143274461 gene encoding olfactory receptor 2B11 isoform X2 codes for MQVSTEGQNVSFPNDFILLGISDRPWLELPLFVVLLVSYVLAMLGNISIITVSQLDPQPQSPMYIFLSHLSFLDLCYTTTTVPQMLVNMGSSQKTISYGGCTVQYAIFHWLGCTECIVLAAMALDRYVAICEPLRYAIIMHRPLCQQLVAMAWLSGFGNSLVQVILTVQLPFCGQQVLNNFFCEVPAMIKLSCADTTVNDVTLAGLVSFFVLVPLALILLSYGFIARAVLRIQSSRGRHKAFGTCSSHLLVVSLFYLPAIYMYLQPPSSYSQEQGKFISLFYSIVTPTLNPFIYTLRNKDVKGALRRLLARIGRLCGW; via the coding sequence GACTTCATTCTTCTGGGCATTTCGGACAGGCCATGGCTGGAGCTCCCGCTCTTTGTAGTTCTCCTGGTGTCTTATGTTCTGGCCATGCTGGGAAACATCTCCATCATCACCGTGTCCCAGCTGGATCCCCAGCCTCAGAGCCCCATGTATATTTTCCTTAGCCACCTCTCCTTCCTGGACCTCTgctacaccaccaccaccgtccCTCAGATGCTGGTCAACATGGGCAGTTCCCAGAAGACCATCAGTTATGGTGGCTGCACCGTGCAGTACGCCATTTTCCACTGGCTGGGCTGCACTGAATGCATTGTCTTGGCTGCCATGGCTCTGGACCGCTACGTGGCCATCTGTGAGCCGCTCCGGTATGCCATTATCATGCACCGCCCGCTCTGCCAGCAGCTGGTGGCTATGGCCTGGCTCAGCGGTTTTGGCAACTCCCTTGTTCAGGTCATCCTGACAGTGCAGCTGCCTTTCTGTGGGCAGCAGGTGCTGAACAACTTCTTCTGTGAGGTGCCAGCCATGATCAAGCTGTCCTGTGCTGATACCACAGTGAATGATGTCACTCTGGCTGGGCTGGTGTCCTTCTTTGTGCTGGTCCCTCTGGCCCTCATCCTTCTCTCCTATGGCTTCATTGCTAGGGCTGTGCTGAGGATCCAGTCTTCCAGGGGACGACACAAGGCCTTTGGGACCTGTTCTTCCCATTTGCTGGTGGTTTCCCTTTTCTACCTACCTGCCATCTATATGTACCTGCAGCCCCCATCCAGTTACTCTCAAGAACAAGGCAAGTTTATCTCCCTCTTCTACTCCATAGTCACCCCCACCCTCAACCCTTTCATCTATACCTTGAGGAATAAGGACGTGAAGGGGGCTCTCAGAAGACTCCTGGCAAGGATTGGGAGGCTGTGTGGATGGTGA
- the Nlrp3 gene encoding NACHT, LRR and PYD domains-containing protein 3 isoform X2, producing MFVSCGWLISLSRMTSCMSEFPSLKKINGDERASNLTVVCQEDSLEEEWMGLLGYLSHISICKKKKDYCKMYRRHVRSRFYCIQDQNARLGESVDLSKRYTQLQMVKEHPSKQEREYELLTIGRTKMWDSPMSSIKLELLFEPEDKHTEPVHTVVFQGAAGIGKTILARKIMLDWASGKLFKDKFDYVFFIHCREVSLRTPRSLGDLIVSCWPDPNPPLCKILHKPSRILFLMDGFDELQGAFDEHIGEVCTDWQKAVRGDILLSSLIRKKLLPKASLLITTRPVALEKLQHLLDHPRHVEILGFSEAKRKEYFFKYFSDELQAREAFRLIQENEILFTMCFIPLVCWIVCTGLKQQMETGKSLAQTSKTTTAVYVFFLSSLLQSRGDMEEHLFSSHLQGLCSLAADGIWNQKILFEECDLRKHGLQKTDVSAFLRMNVFQKEVDCERVYSFSHMTFQEFFAAMYYLLEEEEEGVAVRKGPTGCSDLLNRDVKVLLENYGKFEKGYLIFVVRFLFGLVNQERASYLEKKLSCKISQQVRLELLKWIEVKAKAKKLQRQPSQLELFYCLYEMQEEDFVQRAMDHFPKIEINLSTRMDHVVSSFCIKNCHRVKTLSLGFLHNSSKEEEEEKGESQHLAQDQGVFPEPHTACSSRLESCYLTSSFCRGLFSSLSTNQNLTELDLSDNTLGDAGMRVLCEALQLPGCNIQRLWLGRCGLTHQCCFDISSVLSSSQKLVELDLSDNALGDFGVRLLCAGLKHPFCDLQELWLVSCCLTSACCRDLALALSSNRSLTRLYIGENALGDLGVQVLCEKIKHPQCNLQKLGLVNSGLTSIGCSALTSVLKASRNLTHLYLRNNALGDSGLKLLCEGLLHPNCKLQMLELDNCSLTSHCCWNLSTMLTRNRSLRKLNLGNNDLGDLGVMMLCEVLKQQGCLLQNLQLCEMYFNYETKHALEALQEEKPELTIVFEPSW from the exons GTGATGAGCGTGCTTCTAATCTCACTGTGGTATGCCAGGAAGACAGCCttgaagaggagtggatgggtttGCTGGGATACCTTTCCCACATATcaatttgtaaaaaaaagaaag ATTACTGTAAGATGTACAGAAGACATGTGAGAAGCAGGTTCTACTGTATCCAAGATCAAAATGCACGTCTGGGTGAGAGTGTTGACCTCAGCAAACGCTACACTCAGCTACAAATGGTCAAGGAGCATCCCAGCAAGCAAGAGAGGGAGTATGAACTACTGACCATTGGCAGGACCAAAATGTGGGACAGCCCCATGAGTTCCATTAAGCTGGAGTTACTGTTTGAGCCTGAGGATAAGCACACAGAGCCTGTGCACACAGTGGTGTTCCAGGGAGCAGCAGGCATTGGGAAAACAATACTAGCCAGGAAGATTATGTTGGACTGGGCATCTGGGAAGCTCTTCAAAGACAAATTTGATTATGTATTCTTTATCCACTGTCGAGAGGTGAGCCTCAGGACACCAAGGAGTCTGGGAGACCTGATTGTCAGCTGCTGGCCTGATCCAAACCCACCACTGTGCAAGATCCTGCATAAGCCTTCCAGGATCCTCTTCCTCATGGATGGCTTTGATGAGCTGCAAGGGGCCTTTGATGAGCACATTGGAGAGGTCTGCACAGACTGGCAGAAGGCTGTGAGGGGAGACATCCTGCTGAGCAGCCTCATCCGAAAGAAGCTGTTGCCCAAGGCCTCTCTGCTCATTACAACGAGGCCGGTAGCCTTGGAGAAACTGCAGCATCTGCTGGACCACCCTCGCCATGTAGAGATCCTTGGTTTCTCCGAGGCCAAAAGGAAGGagtatttctttaagtatttctcagatGAGCTGCAGGCCAGGGAAGCCTTCAGGCTGATCCAAGAGAATGAGATCCTCTTTACCATGTGCTTCATCCCCCTGGTCTGCTGGATTGTGTGCACAGGGCTgaagcagcagatggagaccggGAAGAGCCTGGCCCAGACCTCCAAGACCACTACTGCCGTCTATGTCTTTTTCCTCTCCAGCCTGCTGCAGTCCCGAGGGGACATGGAGGAGcatctcttctcttcccaccTACAGGGGCTCTGCTCACTGGCTGCAGATGGAATTTGGAACCAGAAAATCCTATTTGAGGAGTGTGATCTGAGGAAACACGGCCTGCAGAAGACAGATGTCTCTGCTTTCCTGAGGATGAACGTGTTCCAGAAGGAAGTGGACTGTGAGAGAGTCTACAGCTTCAGCCACATGACCTTCCAGGAGTTCTTTGCTGCTATGTACTACTtgctggaagaggaggaagagggggtggcTGTGAGGAAGGGACCAACAGGTTGTTCGGATCTCCTGAACCGAGACGTGAAGGTCCTCCTAGAAAATTACGGCAAGTTTGAAAAAGGCTATCTGATTTTCGTGGTCCGTTTCCTCTTCGGCCTTGTGAACCAGGAGAGAGCCTCCTATTTGGAGAAGAAATTGAGTTGCAAGATCTCTCAGCAAGTCAGACTGGAGCTGCTGAAGTGGATTGAAGTGAAAGCCAAGGCCAAGAAGCTGCAGAGACAGCCCAGCCAGCTGGAACTGTTCTACTGCCTGTATGAGATGCAGGAAGAAGACTTTGTGCAGAGGGCCATGGACCACTTTCCCAAAATTGAGATCAACCTCTCTACCAGAATGGACCATGTGGTGTCCTCCTTTTGTATCAAGAACTGTCACCGGGTGAAAACGCTTTCCCTGGGGTTTCTCCACAACTCCtccaaggaagaagaagaagagaagggagaaagtcaACACTTGGCCCAGGACCAGGGTGTTTTCCCAGAGCCCcacactgcctgttcttccag ATTGGAGAGCTGCTATCTCACGTCTAGCTTCTGCCGAGGCCTCTTCTCCAGTCTAAGCACCAACCAGAACCTCACAGAACTGGACCTCAGTGACAATACCCTGGGGGATGCGGGCATGAGGGTGCTGTGTGAGGCACTCCAGCTTCCAGGCTGTAACATTCAGAGACTGTG GTTGGGCCGCTGTGGACTTACCCATCAATGCTGTTTCGACATCTCCTCTGTCCTGAGCAGCAGCCAGAAGCTGGTGGAGCTGGATCTGAGCGACAACGCCCTGGGGGACTTTGGAGTCAGACTTCTGTGTGCGGGACTGAAGCACCCATTCTGCGACCTGCAGGAACTCTG GTTGGTCAGCTGCTGTCTCACATCTGCGTGTTGTCGGGATCTCGCATTGGCTCTGAGCTCCAACCGTTCTCTGACCAGACTGTACATCGGAGAAAATGCCTTGGGAGATTTAGGAGTTCAAGTTTTGTGTGAAAAAATCAAGCACCCACAGTGTAACTTGCAGAAGCTGGG GTTGGTGAACTCCGGCCTTACTTCCATTGGTTGTTCGGCTCTGACCTCTGTGCTCAAAGCCAGCCGGAACCTCACACACCTCTACCTGCGAAACAATGCTCTCGGAGACTCGGGGCTCAAACTCCTCTGTGAGGGACTTCTGCACCCCAACTGCAAGCTGCAGATGCTGGA ATTAGACAACTGCAGCCTCACCTCACACTGCTGTTGGAATCTCTCCACAATGCTGACCCGCAACCGGAGCCTTCGGAAGCTGAACCTGGGCAACAATGACTTGGGCGACCTGGGTGTGATGATGCTCTGTGAAGTTCTGAAACAGCAGGGCTGCCTTCTGCAGAACCTACA GTTGtgtgaaatgtattttaattatgaaaCAAAACATGCCTTAGAAGCGCTTCAGGAAGAAAAGCCTGAGCTGACTATTGTCTTTGAGCCTTCTTGGTAG
- the LOC143274461 gene encoding olfactory receptor 2B11 isoform X1 produces the protein MSSDNQSYFWDPPKDFILLGISDRPWLELPLFVVLLVSYVLAMLGNISIITVSQLDPQPQSPMYIFLSHLSFLDLCYTTTTVPQMLVNMGSSQKTISYGGCTVQYAIFHWLGCTECIVLAAMALDRYVAICEPLRYAIIMHRPLCQQLVAMAWLSGFGNSLVQVILTVQLPFCGQQVLNNFFCEVPAMIKLSCADTTVNDVTLAGLVSFFVLVPLALILLSYGFIARAVLRIQSSRGRHKAFGTCSSHLLVVSLFYLPAIYMYLQPPSSYSQEQGKFISLFYSIVTPTLNPFIYTLRNKDVKGALRRLLARIGRLCGW, from the coding sequence ATGAGCAGTGACAACCAGAGCTACTTCTGGGACCCCCCAAAGGACTTCATTCTTCTGGGCATTTCGGACAGGCCATGGCTGGAGCTCCCGCTCTTTGTAGTTCTCCTGGTGTCTTATGTTCTGGCCATGCTGGGAAACATCTCCATCATCACCGTGTCCCAGCTGGATCCCCAGCCTCAGAGCCCCATGTATATTTTCCTTAGCCACCTCTCCTTCCTGGACCTCTgctacaccaccaccaccgtccCTCAGATGCTGGTCAACATGGGCAGTTCCCAGAAGACCATCAGTTATGGTGGCTGCACCGTGCAGTACGCCATTTTCCACTGGCTGGGCTGCACTGAATGCATTGTCTTGGCTGCCATGGCTCTGGACCGCTACGTGGCCATCTGTGAGCCGCTCCGGTATGCCATTATCATGCACCGCCCGCTCTGCCAGCAGCTGGTGGCTATGGCCTGGCTCAGCGGTTTTGGCAACTCCCTTGTTCAGGTCATCCTGACAGTGCAGCTGCCTTTCTGTGGGCAGCAGGTGCTGAACAACTTCTTCTGTGAGGTGCCAGCCATGATCAAGCTGTCCTGTGCTGATACCACAGTGAATGATGTCACTCTGGCTGGGCTGGTGTCCTTCTTTGTGCTGGTCCCTCTGGCCCTCATCCTTCTCTCCTATGGCTTCATTGCTAGGGCTGTGCTGAGGATCCAGTCTTCCAGGGGACGACACAAGGCCTTTGGGACCTGTTCTTCCCATTTGCTGGTGGTTTCCCTTTTCTACCTACCTGCCATCTATATGTACCTGCAGCCCCCATCCAGTTACTCTCAAGAACAAGGCAAGTTTATCTCCCTCTTCTACTCCATAGTCACCCCCACCCTCAACCCTTTCATCTATACCTTGAGGAATAAGGACGTGAAGGGGGCTCTCAGAAGACTCCTGGCAAGGATTGGGAGGCTGTGTGGATGGTGA
- the Nlrp3 gene encoding NACHT, LRR and PYD domains-containing protein 3 isoform X1, translating into MKMTSVRCKLAQYLEDLEDVDLRKFKMHLEDYPPERGCIPLPRGQMEKADHLDLATLMIDFNGEEKAWAMAVGIFAAINRRDLWEKAEKDQPEWSDERASNLTVVCQEDSLEEEWMGLLGYLSHISICKKKKDYCKMYRRHVRSRFYCIQDQNARLGESVDLSKRYTQLQMVKEHPSKQEREYELLTIGRTKMWDSPMSSIKLELLFEPEDKHTEPVHTVVFQGAAGIGKTILARKIMLDWASGKLFKDKFDYVFFIHCREVSLRTPRSLGDLIVSCWPDPNPPLCKILHKPSRILFLMDGFDELQGAFDEHIGEVCTDWQKAVRGDILLSSLIRKKLLPKASLLITTRPVALEKLQHLLDHPRHVEILGFSEAKRKEYFFKYFSDELQAREAFRLIQENEILFTMCFIPLVCWIVCTGLKQQMETGKSLAQTSKTTTAVYVFFLSSLLQSRGDMEEHLFSSHLQGLCSLAADGIWNQKILFEECDLRKHGLQKTDVSAFLRMNVFQKEVDCERVYSFSHMTFQEFFAAMYYLLEEEEEGVAVRKGPTGCSDLLNRDVKVLLENYGKFEKGYLIFVVRFLFGLVNQERASYLEKKLSCKISQQVRLELLKWIEVKAKAKKLQRQPSQLELFYCLYEMQEEDFVQRAMDHFPKIEINLSTRMDHVVSSFCIKNCHRVKTLSLGFLHNSSKEEEEEKGESQHLAQDQGVFPEPHTACSSRLESCYLTSSFCRGLFSSLSTNQNLTELDLSDNTLGDAGMRVLCEALQLPGCNIQRLWLGRCGLTHQCCFDISSVLSSSQKLVELDLSDNALGDFGVRLLCAGLKHPFCDLQELWLVSCCLTSACCRDLALALSSNRSLTRLYIGENALGDLGVQVLCEKIKHPQCNLQKLGLVNSGLTSIGCSALTSVLKASRNLTHLYLRNNALGDSGLKLLCEGLLHPNCKLQMLELDNCSLTSHCCWNLSTMLTRNRSLRKLNLGNNDLGDLGVMMLCEVLKQQGCLLQNLQLCEMYFNYETKHALEALQEEKPELTIVFEPSW; encoded by the exons GTGATGAGCGTGCTTCTAATCTCACTGTGGTATGCCAGGAAGACAGCCttgaagaggagtggatgggtttGCTGGGATACCTTTCCCACATATcaatttgtaaaaaaaagaaag ATTACTGTAAGATGTACAGAAGACATGTGAGAAGCAGGTTCTACTGTATCCAAGATCAAAATGCACGTCTGGGTGAGAGTGTTGACCTCAGCAAACGCTACACTCAGCTACAAATGGTCAAGGAGCATCCCAGCAAGCAAGAGAGGGAGTATGAACTACTGACCATTGGCAGGACCAAAATGTGGGACAGCCCCATGAGTTCCATTAAGCTGGAGTTACTGTTTGAGCCTGAGGATAAGCACACAGAGCCTGTGCACACAGTGGTGTTCCAGGGAGCAGCAGGCATTGGGAAAACAATACTAGCCAGGAAGATTATGTTGGACTGGGCATCTGGGAAGCTCTTCAAAGACAAATTTGATTATGTATTCTTTATCCACTGTCGAGAGGTGAGCCTCAGGACACCAAGGAGTCTGGGAGACCTGATTGTCAGCTGCTGGCCTGATCCAAACCCACCACTGTGCAAGATCCTGCATAAGCCTTCCAGGATCCTCTTCCTCATGGATGGCTTTGATGAGCTGCAAGGGGCCTTTGATGAGCACATTGGAGAGGTCTGCACAGACTGGCAGAAGGCTGTGAGGGGAGACATCCTGCTGAGCAGCCTCATCCGAAAGAAGCTGTTGCCCAAGGCCTCTCTGCTCATTACAACGAGGCCGGTAGCCTTGGAGAAACTGCAGCATCTGCTGGACCACCCTCGCCATGTAGAGATCCTTGGTTTCTCCGAGGCCAAAAGGAAGGagtatttctttaagtatttctcagatGAGCTGCAGGCCAGGGAAGCCTTCAGGCTGATCCAAGAGAATGAGATCCTCTTTACCATGTGCTTCATCCCCCTGGTCTGCTGGATTGTGTGCACAGGGCTgaagcagcagatggagaccggGAAGAGCCTGGCCCAGACCTCCAAGACCACTACTGCCGTCTATGTCTTTTTCCTCTCCAGCCTGCTGCAGTCCCGAGGGGACATGGAGGAGcatctcttctcttcccaccTACAGGGGCTCTGCTCACTGGCTGCAGATGGAATTTGGAACCAGAAAATCCTATTTGAGGAGTGTGATCTGAGGAAACACGGCCTGCAGAAGACAGATGTCTCTGCTTTCCTGAGGATGAACGTGTTCCAGAAGGAAGTGGACTGTGAGAGAGTCTACAGCTTCAGCCACATGACCTTCCAGGAGTTCTTTGCTGCTATGTACTACTtgctggaagaggaggaagagggggtggcTGTGAGGAAGGGACCAACAGGTTGTTCGGATCTCCTGAACCGAGACGTGAAGGTCCTCCTAGAAAATTACGGCAAGTTTGAAAAAGGCTATCTGATTTTCGTGGTCCGTTTCCTCTTCGGCCTTGTGAACCAGGAGAGAGCCTCCTATTTGGAGAAGAAATTGAGTTGCAAGATCTCTCAGCAAGTCAGACTGGAGCTGCTGAAGTGGATTGAAGTGAAAGCCAAGGCCAAGAAGCTGCAGAGACAGCCCAGCCAGCTGGAACTGTTCTACTGCCTGTATGAGATGCAGGAAGAAGACTTTGTGCAGAGGGCCATGGACCACTTTCCCAAAATTGAGATCAACCTCTCTACCAGAATGGACCATGTGGTGTCCTCCTTTTGTATCAAGAACTGTCACCGGGTGAAAACGCTTTCCCTGGGGTTTCTCCACAACTCCtccaaggaagaagaagaagagaagggagaaagtcaACACTTGGCCCAGGACCAGGGTGTTTTCCCAGAGCCCcacactgcctgttcttccag ATTGGAGAGCTGCTATCTCACGTCTAGCTTCTGCCGAGGCCTCTTCTCCAGTCTAAGCACCAACCAGAACCTCACAGAACTGGACCTCAGTGACAATACCCTGGGGGATGCGGGCATGAGGGTGCTGTGTGAGGCACTCCAGCTTCCAGGCTGTAACATTCAGAGACTGTG GTTGGGCCGCTGTGGACTTACCCATCAATGCTGTTTCGACATCTCCTCTGTCCTGAGCAGCAGCCAGAAGCTGGTGGAGCTGGATCTGAGCGACAACGCCCTGGGGGACTTTGGAGTCAGACTTCTGTGTGCGGGACTGAAGCACCCATTCTGCGACCTGCAGGAACTCTG GTTGGTCAGCTGCTGTCTCACATCTGCGTGTTGTCGGGATCTCGCATTGGCTCTGAGCTCCAACCGTTCTCTGACCAGACTGTACATCGGAGAAAATGCCTTGGGAGATTTAGGAGTTCAAGTTTTGTGTGAAAAAATCAAGCACCCACAGTGTAACTTGCAGAAGCTGGG GTTGGTGAACTCCGGCCTTACTTCCATTGGTTGTTCGGCTCTGACCTCTGTGCTCAAAGCCAGCCGGAACCTCACACACCTCTACCTGCGAAACAATGCTCTCGGAGACTCGGGGCTCAAACTCCTCTGTGAGGGACTTCTGCACCCCAACTGCAAGCTGCAGATGCTGGA ATTAGACAACTGCAGCCTCACCTCACACTGCTGTTGGAATCTCTCCACAATGCTGACCCGCAACCGGAGCCTTCGGAAGCTGAACCTGGGCAACAATGACTTGGGCGACCTGGGTGTGATGATGCTCTGTGAAGTTCTGAAACAGCAGGGCTGCCTTCTGCAGAACCTACA GTTGtgtgaaatgtattttaattatgaaaCAAAACATGCCTTAGAAGCGCTTCAGGAAGAAAAGCCTGAGCTGACTATTGTCTTTGAGCCTTCTTGGTAG